One region of Sebastes fasciatus isolate fSebFas1 chromosome 1, fSebFas1.pri, whole genome shotgun sequence genomic DNA includes:
- the LOC141758050 gene encoding solute carrier family 2, facilitated glucose transporter member 9-like gives MIWSLIVSMYAVGGLFGAVSVRFMADTMGRKKAMMCNSVIAVVAAGVMLTSKSANSYEMIIVARILYGYSAGLGTSIHSLYLGEISPRNIRGTVTQSIATFGSLGKLFGQFFGLSEILGREELWNIVLCVPAFFSVVQLIVLPFLPEAPRYIFIEKGDEKACKKALQSLWGQGDYKQEMDEMLAEQVAIEAAPLRSPLQVLRDRTVRWQLLTMAVIYTCNQMSGMSTISTFSFDVFLKAGIPRDKIRYVTLGLGVCEIITCISCGLLIEHTGRKPLTWGGYCIMSASLVFTTVTLTLKDSSYWVPYITIGLIIVFIICFCIGPGGTTSTLTNEIFTQSDRTAAYVLTGFQSWFFFTVMGLAFPFIINALESYCFVVFACMCLLGSLYTFFLLPETKGKTLLEIAEEFKAITVCGKSFIEKRDWRPSYKAVQIQ, from the exons ATGATCTGGTCCCTTATTGTTTCAATGTATGCTGTTGGGGGACTCTTTGGTGCTGTCAGTGTCAGATTTATGGCCGACACGATGGGAAG AAAAAAGGCGATGATGTGCAACAGCGTTATTGCCGTAGTTGCAGCAGGGGTCATGCTGACAAGTAAATCTGCCAATTCATATGAAATGATAATCGTGGCAAGGATCCTGTATGGCTACTCGGCAG GTTTGGGAACCAGCATCCATTCATTGTACCTGGGAGAGATTTCACCCAGAAATATCAGAGGGACTGTGACTCAGTCCATAGCGACATTCGGGTCACTTGGTAAACTGTTTGGACAGTTTTTTGGACTGAG tGAGATCCTTGGTCGTGAGGAGCTGTGGAACATCGTCCTCTGTGTTCCTGCCTTTTTCTCAGTGGTTCAGCTTATAGTGTTGCCTTTTCTCCCCGAGGCTCCCAGATACATATTCATTGAGAAAGGTGATGAGAAGGCTTGCAAAAAAG CTCTCCAGAGTCTGTGGGGCCAAGGTGACTACAAACAGGAGATGGACGAGATGTTGGCTGAGCAGGTGGCCATTGAGGCAGCCCCACTAAGGAGCCCTCTGCAGGTGCTGAGGGACAGGACTGTCCGATGGCAGCTTCTCACCATGGCCGTCATCTACACCTGTAACCAGATGTCGGGCATGTCTACG ATCAGTACCTtctcttttgatgtcttcctGAAGGCAGGTATACCGAGAGATAAGATCCGCTATGTTACTCTTGGTCTTGGAGTATGTGAAATCATCACCTGCATCTCCTGT GGGCTGCTGATTGAGCACACTGGGAGGAAGCCGTTGACCTGGGGGGGTTATTGTATCATGTCTGCCAGCTTGGTGTTCACCACTGTCACGCTCACCCTGAAG GATTCCAGCTACTGGGTTCCATACATCACCATTGGTTTGATCATCGTCTTCATCATCTGCTTTTGCATTGGACCTG GGGGAACCACGAGTACTCTGACCAATGAGATCTTCACCCAGTCCGACCGAACGGCAGCGTATGTCCTCACGGGGTTCCAAAGCTGGTTCTTTTTCACTGTGATGGGCCTAGCCTTTCCATTCATTATT AACGCCCTGGAGTCGTACTGCTTTGTGGTGTTCGCCTGTATGTGCCTGCTGGGTTCTCTTTACACCTTCTTCCTCCTGCCTGAGACTAAAGGGAAGACCCTGCTGGAGATCGCCGAGGAGTTTAAAGCCATCACCGTCTGTGGGAAATCCTTCATAGAGAAAAGAGATTGGAGACCAAGTTATAAGGCAGTCCAGATACAgtag